In Archocentrus centrarchus isolate MPI-CPG fArcCen1 chromosome 1, fArcCen1, whole genome shotgun sequence, the following proteins share a genomic window:
- the noctb gene encoding nocturnin isoform X2, protein MGGGAAKLYSALTQPLTSSSSLLPLPQSHLDPHLPEFTKLDPDFCPKGSPLCPPDPEELLRQCEEALRDRTPRFDRKFIHFGDGDGAPSSLIRVMQWNILAQALGEGLDNFVTCPLEALSWSRRKYLILEEVLTYRPHIVCMQEVDHYYDTLQPVLAGLGYSSNFCPKPWSPCLGVEGNNGPDGCALFFDESRFEFLDSVNIRLCAMRIPTNQVAVVTTLRCRITGRCVCVGVTHLKARSGWEWLRSTQGSDLLWHLQNLVQKQPGDPTADIPLLICGDFNAVPTEEVYRRFATSPLGLDSAYKKLSRDGLTEPEYTTWKIRPTGECCTTLDYIWYSKDTLRVDAVLEMPTEEQIGPNRLPSFSYPSDHLSLVCDFSFKEEE, encoded by the exons ATGGGTGGAGGGGCCGCAAAGCTGTACAGCGCCCTGACCCAGCCCCTgaccagcagcagctctcttcTCCCCCTCCCTCAGTCACATCTGGATCCTCACCTACCTGAATTCACAAAGCTGGATCCAGATTTCTGCCCG AAGGGGTCCCCTCTATGTCCCCCCGATCCAGAGGAGCTGCTCCGACAGTGCGAGGAGGCCCTTAGGGACCGAACACCTCGCTTCGACAGGAAATTCATTCACTTCGGTGATGGAGACGGCGCCCCCAGCAGCCTCATCAGGGTGATGCAATGGAACATACTGGCTCAAG CTCTGGGCGAAGGACTCGACAATTTTGTCACGTGTCCATTAGAGGCCCTCAGCTGGTCCCGCAGGAAGTACCTCATCTTGGAGGAGGTCCTCACCTACCGGCCTCACATCGTGTGTATGCAGGAAGTCGACCACTACTACGACACCTTGCAGCCGGTTCTGGCAGGTTTGGGTTACAGCAGCAACTTCTGCCCCAAACCGTGGTCTCCATGCCTGGGCGTGGAGGGCAACAACGGTCCCGATGGCTGCGCGCTGTTTTTCGATGAGTCGCGGTTTGAGTTCCTGGACAGCGTGAACATACGGCTGTGTGCCATGAGGATTCCAACCAATCAG GTTGCCGTAGTGACCACGCTGCGTTGCCGGATCACGGGCAGGTGCGTGTGCGTGGGCGTGACCCATCTGAAGGCTCGCTCTGGCTGGGAGTGGCTGCGCAGCACTCAGGGCTCAGACCTCCTTTGGCACCTCCAGAATCTGGTCCAGAAGCAGCCCGGCGACCCCACCGCTGACATACCTCTGCTGATATGTGGAGATTTCAACGCAGTCCCAACCGAGGAGGTGTATCGCCGCTTCGCCACGTCGCCTCTCGGCTTGGACTCGGCCTATAAGAAACTCAGCCGAGACGGTTTGACGGAGCCAGAGTACACGACGTGGAAGATTCGGCCCACGGGGGAGTGCTGCACCACTCTGGACTACATCTGGTACAGCAAGGACACACTGAGAGTGGACGCTGTCTTGGAGATGCCCACTGAGGAACAGATTGGGCCAAACAGGCTTCCGTCCTTTAGTTATCCTTCCGACCACCTCTCCCTGGTTTGCGACTTCAGCTTTAAGGAAGAGGAGTGA
- the noctb gene encoding nocturnin isoform X1 encodes METLVYPMGGGAAKLYSALTQPLTSSSSLLPLPQSHLDPHLPEFTKLDPDFCPKGSPLCPPDPEELLRQCEEALRDRTPRFDRKFIHFGDGDGAPSSLIRVMQWNILAQALGEGLDNFVTCPLEALSWSRRKYLILEEVLTYRPHIVCMQEVDHYYDTLQPVLAGLGYSSNFCPKPWSPCLGVEGNNGPDGCALFFDESRFEFLDSVNIRLCAMRIPTNQVAVVTTLRCRITGRCVCVGVTHLKARSGWEWLRSTQGSDLLWHLQNLVQKQPGDPTADIPLLICGDFNAVPTEEVYRRFATSPLGLDSAYKKLSRDGLTEPEYTTWKIRPTGECCTTLDYIWYSKDTLRVDAVLEMPTEEQIGPNRLPSFSYPSDHLSLVCDFSFKEEE; translated from the exons ATGGAGACTCTGG TTTATCCGATGGGTGGAGGGGCCGCAAAGCTGTACAGCGCCCTGACCCAGCCCCTgaccagcagcagctctcttcTCCCCCTCCCTCAGTCACATCTGGATCCTCACCTACCTGAATTCACAAAGCTGGATCCAGATTTCTGCCCG AAGGGGTCCCCTCTATGTCCCCCCGATCCAGAGGAGCTGCTCCGACAGTGCGAGGAGGCCCTTAGGGACCGAACACCTCGCTTCGACAGGAAATTCATTCACTTCGGTGATGGAGACGGCGCCCCCAGCAGCCTCATCAGGGTGATGCAATGGAACATACTGGCTCAAG CTCTGGGCGAAGGACTCGACAATTTTGTCACGTGTCCATTAGAGGCCCTCAGCTGGTCCCGCAGGAAGTACCTCATCTTGGAGGAGGTCCTCACCTACCGGCCTCACATCGTGTGTATGCAGGAAGTCGACCACTACTACGACACCTTGCAGCCGGTTCTGGCAGGTTTGGGTTACAGCAGCAACTTCTGCCCCAAACCGTGGTCTCCATGCCTGGGCGTGGAGGGCAACAACGGTCCCGATGGCTGCGCGCTGTTTTTCGATGAGTCGCGGTTTGAGTTCCTGGACAGCGTGAACATACGGCTGTGTGCCATGAGGATTCCAACCAATCAG GTTGCCGTAGTGACCACGCTGCGTTGCCGGATCACGGGCAGGTGCGTGTGCGTGGGCGTGACCCATCTGAAGGCTCGCTCTGGCTGGGAGTGGCTGCGCAGCACTCAGGGCTCAGACCTCCTTTGGCACCTCCAGAATCTGGTCCAGAAGCAGCCCGGCGACCCCACCGCTGACATACCTCTGCTGATATGTGGAGATTTCAACGCAGTCCCAACCGAGGAGGTGTATCGCCGCTTCGCCACGTCGCCTCTCGGCTTGGACTCGGCCTATAAGAAACTCAGCCGAGACGGTTTGACGGAGCCAGAGTACACGACGTGGAAGATTCGGCCCACGGGGGAGTGCTGCACCACTCTGGACTACATCTGGTACAGCAAGGACACACTGAGAGTGGACGCTGTCTTGGAGATGCCCACTGAGGAACAGATTGGGCCAAACAGGCTTCCGTCCTTTAGTTATCCTTCCGACCACCTCTCCCTGGTTTGCGACTTCAGCTTTAAGGAAGAGGAGTGA